In Cardiocondyla obscurior isolate alpha-2009 linkage group LG07, Cobs3.1, whole genome shotgun sequence, the DNA window TAGGAAATAGACGGTTTGATTGATCTTCCACATATTCCACCTGCAATGAAATGATCATATCATGAAAATATAGCTTATTTCATTGTCATTGTCATCCCTTAACAAGAGTTACTTACAGTCAAAAATAAGAGtctattattcaattttttcgGTTGCTCACAGAGAGCTGAGGTGAAGGGGTGATCGGTAGGCCAATTCACTAGAGTGTCCCCTCTGTCGATGCTGGATATCTCGAAGGACTCGGCAGGGGCCCCCTCAGGAGGGCCCCTTGGATCCATCTTACGTGGCGCACCAACGAAGTTCGTGGTTTTGTCGCCTGTGTCTATATTACAATCACATTCGACCGCGCAGACGGAAATACAAGGAAAAGATTGACGTACCCGTGAGTGACACCAGGTCACTCTAACCGTGACGCGCGAGCCTGGGTGCAGCGGGAACGACGCGAGTGGTGGACGACATCGTGCGCGAGCACGGAAAACAGGTGTTCGTTTAGCGGGctttcgttattttaaaatcacaCAAAAAGATTTGACAGCCTCGATACACAGGATTCGAAGTCGATGCTCTTCTCACTCAATGATGCACCTGCTGCTGCAGCAGCACGCACTGGCCCATCAACAATCGACGATGCTGATCTCGCATCGCGATTGATTAACGTCACAGCGGCGCGTAATTTTGAATCTCGACCTAAAAAACGATTTATTACATTGCGCGTGATTATATcctatttgtaaaaaattagagTGACGCTTAAATTAACTGAAtctcaattttattgttaaagaaaaagacaaaaagataatataacacaaggtaatattttaaaatataaataatgtaatacgattaaaaaaaaaaaattttatgtttaatgcaacaaaattttctcggtcggttgtacatacttttacacttttaatattttatttaaatgcaacCGGTGTGATTAAAAAGTTTCGATGTATTCCACAtcatttctctgaaagtaatatatattaaaacaaatatatataaaaatatataaatatatattaacttaCACTCGGCGGCGAACGAAACAGGCCGCGACACgaaatgttctccgcgcactttattacattgctctgctttatttcttttcataattacttattacgtaataagtaattaatccGGGCGCGTTCGTGAGTGTCTAGTACGTGGAAGAAtaactcgacacgtcccatctgagaggagaaGCAGACCCAAGACGGGTATAAtgcctcggcggagcaacttttaggtgagaattaattttctaaatttgtcactttattaactttttttcattaatttttattaaagaatcaaatacatacgcgtaatttttttttttggtttaaacattaactattttcagcacGTCTACactaatattgtttaattttatgttatagtcaccggcagaactctataactccgctgaagctcatgcagattgataagtcgcatgattttattttcgtagttTATAATATGGGTTTCTTGAACCGGCAACACATTGTCGACGTTGAAAtattactcaattataatgacgcgcacaAATTAGGACCTTtgaaaaaatagcgcacgcgaagcgtcCGCATGGTCTGTtctagtataataaaatagagaatTGTACGCAGctatcttctttttctaatgAGTAAAAAGATCAATCTGCTTTTTCGTACACCActtatttatcgcgaagaTAAAAGTACCGAACAGCGAACGCGTACTGTAGCGTACGTGACCCTCTCATTCGATCGCCGTTTGTCTTCGGCGGGCAGCAATCCGCGACATACGTGCTCCGACGCTTCGTGTGTGACTTGACCACCACGCAAAAGTCACGTATGCTAGTCGCCGTCGTCGAAATAAATGCCATATCTACCTTTCGGTGTACCATACCTttggtttaaaataatttttactacaaacaatatttgttgaaaaaaaaaaatgtataacactttattttaatcaccCTGTGTGTGGTATAAAtgtttgtgtgtgtgtgtgtgtgtgtggtgTGTTGCATGCTAGTGTTACGGCAGGAATATAACAGCGATATACAAAAAATTGCGAtcaattgattaaaaaaaattgagctaATCTTAATATCTACACTTACATTATATTCATGTAGATGTCGATCGGACAAGTCAATCGAATATAAAAGGCGCCAGCGGAAACTAAAAAGCGACGCGCGCGGTAACAATAATTCATatctgataaataattaacgtctGAGGTACCACCGACATCTAGAGCTTCagtagcatttttttttttaattctctgttaaataagttaattatACACTTGATTgatatccttttttttcttttcaaattttattatctcaaCCATACTCCAAAATTTGTTTGTGATAAAACAGGAGATATCTGCAAagcaaaaattttacaattgagAAACTAATTGGCAGgttcttttttatgtatttgttaaagaatataaatatagataattaatttccatttattttgcaattatctTACCCTTCGCTAGTTAAGACATCTTTTAATTTGGCTCGCGTAATCAAATGGTCATTACATTTGAACCATTGATCTCTTTGTTGCCTGATAAAAGCAGTATAATGTCCAGTCTCTAAAGAACCCTCGTGATTTATTACAGCAAATAATGAATacctattaaaaattttaattaaatttagtataCATGTCATAATTGAAAATAGAGAATTATATTAGTAATTCAATTGACGATATATTACCTATTGTCACTGAAGCTCATATCTTCTCCGTTTTTTGACAAGCCGTCCAACAAAGCACTATTGTTGTTGCCATTACGTTTATGCGACATGAATGGGGTCATGTCCAATTGTTCCGGAAATGAGATGAATGTAgaaattttcttcttaaaaattttatcctGGAGTATGAAGTGCTCAAAGCGCTTTAGGTGAAAAATCGCTACAATTGGCAATTGTTTCATCGTTAATTGCTTTGTGCTTTCTTGATAAGTCTCGCAGTTGCTGCATTTGATCTTTGCACTAGAACCAAGATGTTCGGCTCTGGTAAATTTTTCCAGACAATCTAGCAAGGAAGTAGGTGGCCCGGGTGTATCGGAGCCAGAGGCACCAACTGCCGAAGTTAGATCTAGAGATATGTCCCAAAAAGGATCTATCGTGGTAGACACTCCActgaaacaatttaaaaaaattaaagatattagtATATTGAAATACAACatatttatcgattaattatactttttttacaaaagaaaaaaaaacttacttgCAAGCTTGACAAACAACATCGCTTTGAAGGCACCCGGTAAATATTTGATCGATTATACATTTACAGTGATGAGGGTTATCTTTAACTATTATCGGCGCAGGTTCGCAGTGTCGATGAAGAACGTCCAATGTAGCAATAAAGAATTCGTGGGCGTCCTGTTGTTCATAACCCGCTAAATGTCTGACGTGAGTCCAAATCAGGTGGAGAAGTTTGTGAAGTGTCAGGGGAGCTTTGTTACCAGAATAAAATTCCTGGAACAAATGAGATACCTCGCAAACTAAACAACGACTTGGTTGCGGGCAGTGATGACGGTCAGCAAGAAAGTAATCTCGTAACAGTGGAGTGTGAATCAATGCCTGAACAATGCAATTCACAAAGCACGTATTTCCGAGATTGATCAGTCCCCGTAAACCTGAAATCAATATACTtccatataaaatacatttcataTTTATAGTTAGACGAAATCTAAAAGGATAATCGCTGGTGAttctttgtaaatttaaaaagttcttttttacCTATAGTAGAATTTTCTACGACGCGTCTTCGGCGCGGATGCTTCCTTAGCAACTCTGCTTCTATCTGTGTAGGTTCCCACGTACGATAAAATTCCCCAAAGCTCAAAGATTTTGCCGATTCGCTCCATTGCACTTTTGctacatttaataattctctATCGTATACGTAATCACCGCATTGGAAGCACAAAATATTCCCATAAGACAAATCAACAGCTGCAATATATAAAACAGTATTAAAACAGGCTAttgattataaaatgtaaaatttatattacacaaaattaataaagcataGGTTTAAATTGAAAAGGGTATTTTATTAcctaaaaaatgtttctttgtTTTGGCATGTTCCTGTATATGACCCTTCACATAGCAACCAAAAAAGATACAATGAAGACATGAATGTAAGCGGTCCTTATAAGTTTTACATGTGTGACACAAACAGCTTACAgcctgcaaaataaaatacttatcaatatgttgtttaaattttatttgttgcaaAAGGgagtacaaataaaattttacttcaaatttaaatttcctactattaaaaaatttttaacaattattaatcaaattattatttttaaatttaacatttaaataataataataattttttttttattattatttttaaatttaacatttaaataataataataatttttttttattattatttttaaatttaacatttaaatataataattttttttttaattattatttttaaatttaacatttaaatataataattattctaatttagatataaaatgttaaatattaacaccatagaattaaaaaattaactggGAGATTAAATGTatcaaaagagaaagaaataaagaaaaaaaaaaaagaaagaaagaaagagatagagtAGGTAAGCCATATATAAAGAGAGCAGAAGATATCAGAAAAATATCTTGAGGGCAAATCTTAATCACCAATAGTAAGTAGAACAAAGCCAAGCATACCTTCCTAATGCGCGCCTCAGTTGATGTGCTGGTCACAAAATATGAATGTATCACTTTGTATGGCTGGATACCTTTTGctgctttaaaattattcaagtgTATGCAGCCATGGTCGCTCATCTCAGGCTGGCAGAAACGATGCTACCGACCCGATCACACGTcctcttttttcctccgccGCGACTCTTGTCGTTCAATATTGCCAGCGATTCTGATCGAGATCTCCGAGTAGCGTGAACGCGATACAGTAAAGAATGATAATTTCTCAAGAATTACGGTAATTGTAACAATGCGGGGGGGCGTAACTCACTGCTGGCCTTGATAAGAGCGCGTGTATCGTTGACATGGACAGAAAAGAGCGAATCTCAGGAAGATGAGAGCGTAATCGAGAGTAGGTTTCTTCCTTTCTGATCTCgtgcaaaaatataatcggTCGATTGTTGTCAACCGCGACGAAAGAGCGAGCGAGTGAACGAGTGAgaaagcgagcgagcgagcgagagagagagagaagcgcaATGAATAATGGCGAGTGCAGGGATAAAAGGAGTGGTGCGACGCGATTAACGACGCGTAAACCGCGACACCCTGCTGCACACGTTTTTCGTTCTCGCACGCTCTTTTTCTAATGCCCGTCTCGACTTCCGTGTGCTcgccacgtttttttttctaactttcCTTCGACCTGATCACGGACACCAGCCGGTCACTGCTGACGCCGCCTCGTGTTGAGCTGGTGTTGCCGGCGAAGGGAGGTGTTGGTGCAAATGAGGAGCACCATGCGTCTCTTGCGAGACTCCAGAAATTAAGCCTCTTGCACATTAACATAGTTTATGCCCCCTACACCACATTGCAGATTTACCTCGCTGGCGACGCGCGACATCCAATAAAACTTCTCCGTTTACAGGAAAGTTAAGCTCTCCATTGGACGTCGCGTGTCGCGCGCAGCGACGCGTTCAAAAATTCATCCCTCCGCTCCTCCGCACGGTTCACCTAGCTGGACATCTATTCGTAATTCATGGAAATGTCTGCtaccatttttatttctcacgCTTATTGCCGTCCATCATTGTCGGTCTACCATCTCGTAGTACTATGAACCATGAGATATGTGAGTAATATTCGGAACAAAGCTAAAATTGTACGTGCGTGTGCTTACGcggcgtatgtataattaaCTGATTTTTGCCACCTGTGGACGTTCTTGTGTCCGATCTCGAAAGACCTCATCGTACATTTGTCGGCGGTATCAAAAACGACACCGACAACGGTGAACACCAAGTTTCGTATGTGATTTCTCCGAGTGTATCACTCGCTGGATTCCGGCCGCTTATCGCAGCCACATTGCGTGGGACTGCTACAAGGCCGTCTTTAGGTGAGTTACGACtaaaaaatcgtataaaatatattaaaccaCCATTTTAATCAAGTAATTATTCAACGATTTTTTACTCCGATCTgaatttctccttttttttttttatttgtctttctCCGGTTGAAAAACTTCATATACATTTGCGGAGGAATTCGATCTAAGCACATtatacttgattttttttttattgtctaaTAACTAGGTGTCTAAAAAATTTGgcaatatttattgtttaattacgttatcgaattaaaatttttagttgcacatatttaattctcttacaataatattaatttttatgtataatatagtttagaaaattttaatgcagataaataaatgtagattattttttatgttatagaTATTTTTGCAAGAAGAGAAGTACATTTCAATACATAAACTTTAGAAAGAAACATTCCAGAGTAATCTTTTcatgaaataattacatattccatgtgtatatacatttttatacatacacatatcaCATAAGTATATTGCATATGTGATAATAAGGATAATTGTGCTTAAGCAAGCAGGCATTCAGTAAAAATGAAAGGCAGTAAAACTAATGCCTTAAGTCCAGAATTAGAACATGGCAtgattttaaatttggcaTCACCAGGAGAAGAGAATTTCCTAccatatcaatttaaattgccTGGTACATCAAAACAGTAtccaagaaaaaataaatttcgattaaaatataaaataaataattggtCTTTTGATACCAGCAGAAATAACTCTCTGCATTCTCCAAATTCAAGTTTGGACTATAATCCTTGTTACACATACAATTCATCAATTCGAATATTATCCAGATCAGCTAAAATAATGAGAGCACTTAGCTCTACTCATAATTCTTTTCGTCATGAGAATGTGggaataagaaaattattgaattttgaCTCAACTCCAAGTCCAAAGGAGAACAGTAGTTATGAAAGTTCTTTGATTGATCCTGACACACCTTTAACAGCATTAAATTCAAGTTTGAGTGATTCTACTGACAGTAATGTTCCAACTGTAGAATCTATTGATGAAAATCAAAATCAAACACCTCAAAATAGAAAGCATGTAAGGATTAATAAAGCTAATATGGAAGAAAGTCCACATGGACAGTCAAGAACATCCTATATAATGTCATTGCTTGAGAAGGAAAGAACAGATACAAATGCAAATCATGGAAGAGGTTTGCCTTCCCTTTGTTCATTCAATCAACTTGATAGATCAAATGGATCCTGCCGTGTTATAATTGCAAGTACACCCAGAAATTTAGCTCAGGAATTTGAACAAGAAGTACCAAGTGATAGGCCTCATACACCtgagaatataataaatgtaattccAGAAAGTATAAGTGCCATTAAGAAGAGTCATAAAAAGGTAtatatgcataattattttctgctattaatttatactttactgtttaagtattttattgaaatttatttaatatgaagtagaattagattaattaattttttctaaattttatatgaaatagTTTACTTTGCATTAGTtgtgttatatttattattttatatttttaaataggaaaaattatattgtcaTGAAGAACAATCATCTACTCAACGTACggatgttttattaaaacgtgatTCATCAAGCACAATGATAGAATCTTCGAAAATAGATGTAGCTGGTGAAACTAATGTCACTTCAGAAAGTGAATCTCagaagaaatataaaagtattaaaagaacGCTTATTTATAATGTGAATAATGAATGCCTTAATACTACATCAGAATCCGATAACGGTATACAGTATGAAACATCAATAGAAACTGATTCGCTAGAAAGTGGATTTGAACAAATAGAAAGTGATGAAATGCTAAATATTGAATCTGAAAGTcatgaaaaaaatatgcaaatcgATGAAAACGACAAGAAGAATGAAGGTAGTTCCAAGGAGGATGTTTGCGCGGTAAGCCGGTTATCTTTGCTAGAGGAATCGTCAGGTATTTGTAATGTCAATGTGACAAATGAAAAAGTCTTAACATCTCCTGAATCTAGCTCACATAGTTCTCAAGACGCTCATAAAGTAGTTACACCTGAAAACCACATAAATATGTTAAAGCATGTATTGACAGAATCGATTAAGAAATCGCATAAGAAGATAAAACatggaaatagaaaaaagttatttaacagAACAGATGCTCATGAAGAAATGGAATTAGAAAAATCTGCAATGTCTTTGGATAACGTTTGCAACGATGATAatcaagatataaaaaatcaAACAGTTGATACGACTTGTAGCTCCAGCCCATGTAATCTCGAATTTAATCGACCGAATACGCCTGAAAATGTAAATTCAAGTAGACTCTTACTGCATGATTTTgattctgttaaaaaatcacATAAGAAAGACAAACGTAGCAAAAGAACTTATAGTTTTGCTGAACGCTACGATCGTgaatatcagaaaaaaaataatttattgcaaagAAACGAAGAGAATAACGTTAGTAGAATCTCACACAGAAATGAGTCTTTTGGATTGCAAGAAACTCCCGACGCGTCGCctaaggaaaaaaagaagtcaaGAAGTATGTTGTACAGTAGTACACCCAAGATGAAGAACGATTTCACATCTTTGGGATGCAACAATATAGACGAATTTAAGATTTATACTCCTATTAAAAAACCGATTCTGCTTACCGTAACAAATTATCTTCCCACAgatgaattattattacaagaaGATGAATCTGTACAACGTCGAACAACGTCGAAAGAAATTGATTATTCCAGGTGCATAACGCCAATTGCACGGTTTAAGGAATTGAGAAAAAATGAAGAGATCGCATCAAAACGCGATAACACCACAGGATGTAAGACTGATACAAGTATTCCACAGGTGGTGGATACTGCAAATGTGGAAGACAAGAATGGGAGATCAACTCCAATAAATATGTCAACGATGGAGCTGCTTTATAACAAagattctattaaaaaatcacaTAAAAAAGATAAGCACAATCACAGCAAGAGACCAACTTCGGAGAAGAAACGATTGTACATGCAAGAGAGCGAACATCACGTTAATTTTGTAAGTAATGAAAAGATGTTGGATGAATGTGCAGCTTTATCCTTGAAGCATCGTGCTGACAATTGTAGCACTAAAGTACGTTGTACTTtgcgtgaaaaagaaaatgttaacaATACTAAAACAATCGATTATGACGATCCTCAACCATCCACGAGTCGAGAAGCAGATAATATcgaaaatacgaaaaatatctCAATTTCCAAGTTTCTGAACTCTACACCTCCGAATAGTTCGAGCGTGATGAATTTAATGAAACTGCGGTATACGACttccattaaaaaatctcACAAAAAAGAACGGGACATGAATGCACAAACCAAGTACATCTTTATGGACCAGGAACACGAATTGTCTGATGATGGATCGATATTTGACGAAGAGGATAAACTGAATTTTATGGATATAAACGATAATAGCACCGAGACGAAAATATAATGGATAAATAAGTTCTATTAGACGATAACATTGTTGCGATAAAAAGATAAGTATAGTAGATATACCGCCTTaacacatattttaataagaatttttttaggcaaatattaaaattaatatttttgatacaCTTTTCGATTACCAGTATAAAATGCCTTAATAGTAAATTCCGATTTAAACTTAGAATTTAAGTTTTAAGATTATCTTTGcttattctactttttcaTATAGTTTGATTCACGAaaagattttgtttttaacaCAAAGATTATTGAAATCTTGTTGAGATAGAACGTTAGATGCTTATTTAGTTAAAGTACtaatattattgaatattgattataattaaattcgtgaTCATGTTTTCTATATACTTCgctcataaatttttaaaagctaCTCAACGTAAAAGGTATGACTGATTACTTTAAATTTCTGTTCAAGTTAAATCAGTTGAATAAACGTGATGTTTGTGAAACTACTTCGAcagttttcttcttttagatttcagatttaatatttaagataaGTGTCTTTAAATTTGGTCGCGAACGTTAAGTTTTTGATCTGAAAAATAtgtagaattaataaaataattgtacggGACATTTTGAGATCGTAATCGAAATGATTTTGAAGTTGGATTTTAATCATATTGCCATTTGTTGAAAAGAGCAGGTATGCTTTCTTcgtcttgaaaaataattaaatctaagTTAAATGGCATATATAAGTATTACTACAGCAAAGAAATGCGATAATCTAACACATTTCTGAACGCTAGATTAAGAttaggaatatttttaaatgtatattcaaatttattgcGTACCCAATGAGAAATGATAGATCtatgaaaattgtaaaacgttGAAATCGCGTCCATTTGACGcgatttacatttttacaattattatttcgcacTGGGTAAATATTTCGCGACTGAATCATTAACAGTATTCGGaatatgtacatttttctttaatttttctgagAGTTGTCTTGTCAGTGTTGagcgtaaatttaatatcctcTAAGTTCGTCTTGTAGgttacattgttttttttttaagagtatCTTTACGTATATATAGATCTGTTACgctacaataattaattttagctttTGTAGATTTTATACggcattttgttacattttcgtatataatttatatcagataagatatatatagataatttaggaaaaaaaattgcaataagaATAATCAATATCagcgttaaatatattacgctTACATTCATCATTGATTTggcattttttatatcaattgtAATGGTTAAAGTAAGTTACGTAATGTAATGTACTTTACAAGTTATTGAGTTGaattaatatgaaaatgtAAGGACTATTtagtattacattttttttttttttttacttgaataAAGATTATTAGAAGATAAGGTGATAATCtatctttttgtaatattatatataaggAATTAAAAGCGCTTTGATACAATTCGAATTTATCTTATCCCAAATTTGCTTCTTATTCTGAAATGCATTacctttaaataaattcgacaTTGATGgctttgcaattaaattgaaaaaatttaaatttaaaaaaagaagaaaaaattattagtcaATCATGACGTACCTACCTTTTTCAACTTCGAACTCGGCGATTCTCCATTGGTCAACGGGAGAAACCACAGGCCAAACGGAGAAGTCGAGCGTTCGGTTATTCGGCAGCTGGTTGGTCAATTTCCGATGCGTCTGTCCGCGAGAGGAACGCGTTCGTTACGCAGTGGCTCTATGGTTGCGCGTCCAGTCAGACGTGCGTTTTTCTCTCGGCGATCTCACCACTTTGTCCTTCGGCGTTCGTGCTTTGTTCTCTTCGCGACGACGCGGGGGTGTGCTGATCAGGCGGCTAGAAAACGAGGGATCTGAAACGTATGTTGTCCTGGCGCGGATCAGGTGGTTTCTAAGGCTGCGGGGGTCTCGCACGCCACGGAAGAGTCTCGCGAGTCACCGCCGAGCCTCGTCGCGCTGACGAGAGAAACGTCAGCATCGCGGGTGACGCCGGCTGCTCTTGGTGCCTCGCTAGAGCCTCGAGTCTCCTGGCCGAGGGTCCGCTACCCATTCGCAATAACGCGCGATCAAGGTAAGATCCCGTTTCTCAAACCGGATGCGGAAACCGATAACCGTGCCGATCGTGCCAACTCCCCCTCTTTCCCTTCCCGTTCCCTCCCCCGCCTTCCCCCGGTTTCCCTAACTCCGTGTTAGTCGCGCACACTGTCGCACCCTCGCCGTTTCTCACGTCACAGTCTCGATTGCAGTAATCGACGGACGTCGCCTAACCTTCCGTTTTAACCTTTCCCTCGCACGGAGATGAGCAGTATCTGCGGCGACGAAACGAGGTACTGCACGTCGTTTCTGGAAGGAAACGGAGTCTCTCAGATAATACTTTGAGACTGTGCCTTTTACTTCCTCGCAAAACGGAAGTGCACTTGagctgaaaaaaaagggagaaaaaaaaataacgtgccACTTGGTAAGAAATAACACATACTATTACATTTTATAGAAATAGACACAAAGAGTAGCTTTGCGCCTGACGATTTAACGTTATTACTGCAATCGATACTATGGATCCCTAGACACCTTGTAACAACATTAAtgtacctaaaaaaaaaaaaaaaaaaaagaaaaaaacatctTATTGCTATTATCTTAATGGCAAACTTCAATTCCAGTCCAAGGATAAGTAAgaagtaaatttataatgagGACTGTAGCTGTCTGTTTgtgaaaaaatttacattagcACAGAGGTTAATTAttgctattttaataaaagattaattgaaTTACCTTTTGCCAAacatcattattaatttgacgCTAGGATGCcaccacttttttttatgtttttgacG includes these proteins:
- the Not gene encoding ubiquitin carboxyl-terminal hydrolase 22; the protein is MSDHGCIHLNNFKAAKGIQPYKVIHSYFVTSTSTEARIRKAVSCLCHTCKTYKDRLHSCLHCIFFGCYVKGHIQEHAKTKKHFLAVDLSYGNILCFQCGDYVYDRELLNVAKVQWSESAKSLSFGEFYRTWEPTQIEAELLRKHPRRRRVVENSTIGLRGLINLGNTCFVNCIVQALIHTPLLRDYFLADRHHCPQPSRCLVCEVSHLFQEFYSGNKAPLTLHKLLHLIWTHVRHLAGYEQQDAHEFFIATLDVLHRHCEPAPIIVKDNPHHCKCIIDQIFTGCLQSDVVCQACNGVSTTIDPFWDISLDLTSAVGASGSDTPGPPTSLLDCLEKFTRAEHLGSSAKIKCSNCETYQESTKQLTMKQLPIVAIFHLKRFEHFILQDKIFKKKISTFISFPEQLDMTPFMSHKRNGNNNSALLDGLSKNGEDMSFSDNRYSLFAVINHEGSLETGHYTAFIRQQRDQWFKCNDHLITRAKLKDVLTSEGYLLFYHKQILEYG
- the LOC139103802 gene encoding uro-adherence factor A, whose protein sequence is MKGSKTNALSPELEHGMILNLASPGEENFLPYQFKLPGTSKQYPRKNKFRLKYKINNWSFDTSRNNSLHSPNSSLDYNPCYTYNSSIRILSRSAKIMRALSSTHNSFRHENVGIRKLLNFDSTPSPKENSSYESSLIDPDTPLTALNSSLSDSTDSNVPTVESIDENQNQTPQNRKHVRINKANMEESPHGQSRTSYIMSLLEKERTDTNANHGRGLPSLCSFNQLDRSNGSCRVIIASTPRNLAQEFEQEVPSDRPHTPENIINVIPESISAIKKSHKKEKLYCHEEQSSTQRTDVLLKRDSSSTMIESSKIDVAGETNVTSESESQKKYKSIKRTLIYNVNNECLNTTSESDNGIQYETSIETDSLESGFEQIESDEMLNIESESHEKNMQIDENDKKNEGSSKEDVCAVSRLSLLEESSGICNVNVTNEKVLTSPESSSHSSQDAHKVVTPENHINMLKHVLTESIKKSHKKIKHGNRKKLFNRTDAHEEMELEKSAMSLDNVCNDDNQDIKNQTVDTTCSSSPCNLEFNRPNTPENVNSSRLLLHDFDSVKKSHKKDKRSKRTYSFAERYDREYQKKNNLLQRNEENNVSRISHRNESFGLQETPDASPKEKKKSRSMLYSSTPKMKNDFTSLGCNNIDEFKIYTPIKKPILLTVTNYLPTDELLLQEDESVQRRTTSKEIDYSRCITPIARFKELRKNEEIASKRDNTTGCKTDTSIPQVVDTANVEDKNGRSTPINMSTMELLYNKDSIKKSHKKDKHNHSKRPTSEKKRLYMQESEHHVNFVSNEKMLDECAALSLKHRADNCSTKVRCTLREKENVNNTKTIDYDDPQPSTSREADNIENTKNISISKFLNSTPPNSSSVMNLMKLRYTTSIKKSHKKERDMNAQTKYIFMDQEHELSDDGSIFDEEDKLNFMDINDNSTETKI